One Nostoc sp. UHCC 0302 DNA window includes the following coding sequences:
- a CDS encoding pyridoxine 5'-phosphate synthase, with protein sequence MTNLSVNLNKVALLRNTRNFGRPSVIEAAATCIKAGAQGITVHPRPDQRHIKPADVDALSQILSVEFNIEGYPSLEFLDIIRKIKPTQCTLVPDAPDAFTSDHGWDLAVDGAWLKPIIQELKDLGIRVSLFMDADLSQIQRAKEIGSDRIELYTEPYATAFRNGNVESVFQQYHTAAEKAQEIGLGVNAGHDLNLHNLEKFCSIPGILEVSIGHALIADALDIGLFTAVKEYLQILTK encoded by the coding sequence ATGACAAATCTCAGTGTTAACCTAAACAAAGTCGCTTTACTTAGAAATACTCGCAACTTTGGTCGACCGAGTGTGATTGAAGCTGCTGCTACCTGCATTAAAGCAGGCGCACAAGGTATTACAGTTCATCCACGTCCAGACCAGCGACATATTAAGCCGGCAGATGTTGATGCATTGTCGCAGATATTAAGTGTTGAGTTCAATATAGAAGGCTATCCATCGCTTGAATTTTTAGATATTATCCGAAAGATCAAGCCAACACAGTGTACATTAGTTCCCGATGCACCTGATGCTTTCACATCAGACCACGGATGGGATTTGGCTGTTGATGGTGCTTGGCTCAAACCAATCATTCAAGAGTTAAAAGACCTTGGAATCAGAGTGAGTCTGTTTATGGATGCAGACTTGAGTCAAATTCAACGAGCGAAAGAGATTGGCAGCGATCGCATTGAGTTATACACTGAACCTTATGCGACAGCTTTTCGTAATGGCAATGTAGAATCTGTATTTCAGCAATACCATACAGCTGCCGAAAAAGCTCAAGAAATTGGTTTAGGAGTGAACGCTGGACATGATTTAAATCTGCATAACCTCGAAAAGTTCTGTTCAATTCCCGGAATTTTAGAAGTATCTATTGGTCACGCTCTAATTGCTGATGCATTGGATATCGGACTATTTACTGCGGTGAAAGAGTACTTACAAATTCTCACAAAGTAG
- a CDS encoding ferredoxin family protein — MALINQRVDVPVIVDESKCLEKCVACIEVCPLDVLAKNPETGKAYMKYDECWFCLPCEKECPTNAITVQIPFLLR; from the coding sequence ATGGCTTTAATTAATCAAAGAGTAGACGTTCCTGTAATCGTAGATGAGTCAAAATGTTTAGAGAAATGTGTAGCTTGCATTGAAGTTTGTCCTTTAGATGTGTTAGCAAAAAATCCAGAAACAGGCAAAGCGTATATGAAATACGATGAGTGCTGGTTTTGTCTACCCTGCGAGAAAGAATGTCCGACAAACGCGATTACAGTACAAATTCCTTTCTTATTGCGGTAG
- a CDS encoding HEAT repeat domain-containing protein: MSTGTDSELNQWLEMLRSPDVNERLVAVKTLQHLGEEEAIDALITALQDESTAVQKIVLTALWELANPAAIPALLQSLASPEAEIRSEALSALGELVSSEHLLLLLDALQQENVNLQLNVLILLRKIHDAKSLPAVLSFFESEHPQLKEAAITTLRYLNQVEICPPALSLLADSDNNVRRAAALTLGHLGDEKVIELLTQALTSDSDWQVRRNAAKSLAIHANPKAASAAGIAIKDEHWQVRKFALQVLQKIPDLQYLPTIIEALTDEYSDVRKEAAITLGNLGDPIALNALQQALYDPDRDVCIYAERAIKKIKNSEV, from the coding sequence ATGTCTACAGGTACAGATTCTGAATTAAATCAATGGTTGGAAATGCTGCGATCGCCTGATGTTAATGAGCGTTTAGTGGCAGTCAAAACTCTGCAACATTTGGGTGAAGAAGAAGCAATTGATGCCCTAATTACTGCTTTACAAGACGAAAGCACCGCTGTGCAAAAAATCGTATTAACTGCATTGTGGGAACTAGCTAATCCTGCTGCCATTCCTGCTTTATTGCAATCTCTTGCTTCCCCAGAAGCGGAAATTCGTAGTGAAGCATTATCAGCATTAGGTGAGTTGGTTTCCTCAGAGCATCTGTTACTATTACTTGATGCTTTGCAGCAAGAAAATGTGAATCTTCAACTCAACGTATTAATTCTTTTGCGAAAAATTCATGACGCTAAATCTTTACCTGCGGTACTGTCCTTCTTTGAGTCAGAACATCCTCAATTAAAAGAAGCAGCTATCACAACTCTCCGTTATCTAAATCAAGTTGAGATATGTCCACCCGCTTTATCTCTTTTAGCTGATTCAGATAACAACGTGCGCCGTGCAGCAGCTTTAACTTTAGGACATTTGGGAGATGAAAAAGTTATAGAATTATTAACTCAAGCACTGACATCTGATTCTGATTGGCAAGTACGCCGTAATGCTGCTAAATCTTTAGCAATTCATGCTAATCCTAAAGCTGCTTCCGCTGCGGGAATTGCTATTAAAGATGAACATTGGCAAGTACGGAAATTTGCCCTGCAAGTGTTGCAAAAAATACCCGATTTACAATATTTACCAACAATAATTGAAGCATTAACAGATGAGTATTCAGATGTCAGAAAAGAAGCTGCGATCACTTTAGGTAATTTAGGCGATCCTATAGCATTAAATGCTCTTCAGCAAGCATTATATGATCCAGATAGAGATGTTTGTATTTACGCAGAACGGGCAATTAAAAAGATTAAAAATTCAGAGGTTTAA
- a CDS encoding dual specificity protein phosphatase family protein, producing the protein MYKFAPAWEHEPIVFGAARPGYSQNKVYEWIEFMKQQDIQRVCCLLPDKQLAKYSNLLGIYQHEFGNQQVCSAPIEDFHLADLETLTQKIIPFLITADNQGKKVVVHCSGGIGRTGHVLAAWLVSIRGLSNKDAITAVKRIGKNPYEAAIAAVFIGKNPFKVTRELETLLNNCRLLFRDN; encoded by the coding sequence ATGTATAAATTTGCTCCTGCCTGGGAGCATGAACCAATAGTATTTGGTGCTGCACGACCAGGATATTCTCAAAATAAGGTATACGAATGGATTGAGTTTATGAAACAACAAGACATCCAGCGAGTTTGTTGTCTTCTTCCCGATAAACAACTAGCTAAATACTCTAATCTTCTAGGCATATACCAACACGAATTCGGAAATCAACAAGTCTGCTCTGCACCTATTGAAGATTTCCATTTAGCTGATTTAGAAACACTTACACAAAAAATAATTCCTTTTTTAATAACAGCAGACAACCAAGGTAAGAAAGTAGTTGTACACTGCTCAGGTGGTATTGGACGCACTGGTCATGTATTAGCTGCATGGTTAGTTAGTATTCGAGGATTATCTAATAAAGATGCCATAACTGCTGTTAAGAGAATAGGTAAAAATCCTTATGAAGCTGCGATCGCAGCTGTATTTATAGGTAAAAATCCCTTTAAAGTTACTAGAGAACTTGAGACGCTGCTCAATAATTGCCGTCTCTTGTTTCGTGATAATTAG
- a CDS encoding type II toxin-antitoxin system RelE/ParE family toxin translates to MTNPERVRQWYEGLLRTIESLSKMPKRCPLARENEYFSQEIRQILYGRGRNSYRILFTILETTDFSIVRILHIRHAAQQTLGENQEFNEA, encoded by the coding sequence TTGACAAATCCTGAGAGAGTAAGACAATGGTATGAAGGGTTGCTAAGAACAATTGAGTCTTTATCGAAAATGCCTAAGCGTTGTCCTCTAGCAAGAGAAAATGAGTATTTCAGCCAAGAAATTCGGCAAATTCTCTACGGTCGAGGCCGTAATTCTTACCGTATTCTCTTCACTATTCTTGAAACTACTGACTTTTCTATAGTTCGTATTCTCCACATCCGGCACGCTGCACAACAAACCTTAGGTGAAAATCAGGAGTTCAACGAAGCCTAA
- a CDS encoding SAM-dependent methyltransferase, with product MAMILDKVVPFGRSMDEYVKLFNLTDADLNKKIIGIGDGPASFNAEMTRQGKSVVSVDPLYQFSSEEILQRFNEVVDNIINQVKATQNDWVWSYHKSPDDLRHNRVKVIQEFIVDYENGKQENRYVVGELPKLEYKNQEFEIALCSHLLFLYSDHLDYDFHLDSVGEMLRIAQEVRIFPLLTLMWQPSQHLDEIVKHYTSKGYKIDIEKVDYQLQPGGDRMMKISKEPN from the coding sequence ATGGCAATGATTCTAGATAAAGTAGTTCCTTTTGGGAGGTCGATGGATGAATATGTAAAATTATTTAATTTAACAGACGCAGATTTAAATAAAAAAATTATTGGAATTGGAGATGGCCCAGCAAGCTTTAATGCTGAAATGACCCGTCAAGGTAAAAGTGTAGTTTCTGTTGATCCACTGTACCAATTTTCCAGTGAGGAAATTTTGCAAAGATTTAATGAAGTTGTGGATAACATCATTAACCAAGTAAAGGCTACACAAAATGATTGGGTATGGAGCTATCATAAATCTCCAGATGATTTGCGACACAATCGAGTAAAAGTCATTCAAGAATTTATTGTTGATTACGAAAATGGGAAACAGGAGAATAGATATGTAGTTGGTGAATTGCCTAAATTAGAATATAAAAATCAAGAATTTGAGATAGCCCTTTGTTCACACTTATTATTTTTATATTCAGACCATCTTGATTATGATTTTCACCTCGATTCAGTGGGTGAAATGCTACGTATTGCCCAGGAAGTTCGGATATTCCCACTCTTAACTTTAATGTGGCAGCCTTCACAACATTTAGATGAAATAGTGAAACATTACACATCAAAAGGTTACAAGATAGACATTGAAAAGGTGGATTATCAACTACAACCTGGAGGCGATCGCATGATGAAAATTTCCAAAGAGCCTAACTAG
- a CDS encoding 2-oxoglutarate and iron-dependent oxygenase domain-containing protein, whose translation MDNEFTHVPIIDIQALVFGEGDRNIVATQIGQACRECGFFYIVGHGVDEELQQRLERLSRQFFAQDLETKLKIRMALGGKAWRGYFPVGDELTSGKPDLKEGIYFGAELAEDHPLVKAGTPMHGSNLFPANIPLFRETVLEYMAAMTQLGYRLMAGIALSLGLEESYFADRYTSDPLTLFRIFNYPPDLSLPDNKARWGVGEHTDYGVLTILKQDDLGGLQVKSKSRWIAAPPVPGSFVCNIGDMLDRMTGGLYKSTPHRVQNQARSDRLSFPFFFDPNFDVEVKPIDLGNVIHQNQDERWDGANVHNFHGTYGDYVLSKVSKVFPELRRAVL comes from the coding sequence GTGGACAACGAATTTACTCACGTTCCGATTATTGACATCCAGGCGTTGGTTTTTGGAGAAGGCGATCGCAACATAGTAGCTACTCAAATTGGGCAGGCGTGTCGCGAATGCGGGTTTTTCTATATTGTCGGGCATGGGGTGGACGAGGAGTTACAACAACGGCTAGAACGGCTAAGCCGCCAGTTCTTTGCCCAAGATTTGGAAACAAAGCTTAAAATTCGTATGGCTTTGGGTGGTAAAGCATGGCGGGGATATTTCCCGGTGGGGGATGAACTAACATCGGGTAAACCTGACCTCAAGGAGGGTATTTATTTTGGCGCTGAATTGGCAGAAGATCACCCACTTGTGAAGGCTGGTACTCCGATGCATGGTTCTAATTTATTCCCTGCCAATATTCCGCTGTTTCGTGAGACAGTGTTGGAATACATGGCAGCTATGACGCAGCTAGGATACAGGCTGATGGCTGGCATCGCCTTAAGTCTGGGATTGGAAGAATCTTATTTTGCTGACCGTTACACTTCAGATCCATTAACTTTGTTCCGCATCTTTAATTATCCTCCTGACTTATCATTGCCTGACAATAAAGCTAGATGGGGCGTTGGAGAACACACTGATTATGGTGTTTTGACAATTCTCAAGCAAGACGACTTAGGCGGATTGCAGGTGAAATCGAAATCACGCTGGATTGCTGCACCGCCTGTTCCTGGTTCGTTTGTGTGCAATATCGGAGATATGCTTGATCGCATGACAGGAGGTCTGTATAAATCCACACCTCATAGGGTGCAAAATCAAGCAAGAAGCGATCGCCTTTCGTTTCCGTTCTTCTTTGATCCCAATTTTGATGTCGAAGTGAAGCCAATTGATCTAGGTAACGTCATACATCAAAACCAGGATGAACGCTGGGATGGCGCTAATGTTCACAACTTTCATGGAACTTATGGTGATTATGTGTTGAGTAAGGTGTCTAAAGTTTTCCCAGAATTGCGTCGTGCAGTATTGTAG
- a CDS encoding Mrp/NBP35 family ATP-binding protein, whose product MSSHQSPFHRSDAAAQTPPPDPFTIARQQEVIQLLKQVIEPTLKNDIISLGMVRNLRVVDDYVYLRLYIGSHQHQLQTDIQTALSPLSWSKKNYIQICTIPGVKTTLAISSGKGGVGKSTTSVNLAAALRLAGAKVGLLDADVYGPNIPQMLGLKQSEIKVIDTPNGQRFLPLEAHGIKLMSVGLLAEPDHPLAWRGPVLHKIITQFINEVEWGELDYLLIDLPPGTGDAQITIIQESPICGVILVTTPQQVAVSDVRRSIYMFRRVGVPVLGIIENMSYLISGDGKPTAIFGSGGGQQLAEELKAPLLGQIPLDPAICNGGDAGQPLTLTDPDSIASLVFIQIATALDTTFSSSVNL is encoded by the coding sequence ATGTCTAGCCACCAATCCCCCTTCCATAGGTCAGATGCAGCGGCACAAACGCCACCTCCTGATCCTTTCACTATTGCCCGTCAACAAGAAGTTATCCAACTCCTTAAACAAGTCATCGAACCTACCTTAAAAAACGACATCATTAGTTTAGGAATGGTGCGAAACTTACGTGTTGTCGATGACTATGTTTACCTACGTCTATACATTGGTTCTCACCAACACCAGTTACAAACAGACATTCAAACTGCGTTATCACCACTTTCTTGGAGCAAAAAAAACTACATTCAAATTTGTACAATTCCAGGAGTAAAAACAACCTTAGCAATCTCTAGTGGTAAAGGTGGCGTTGGCAAATCCACAACCTCAGTTAACCTAGCCGCTGCACTCAGGTTAGCTGGGGCTAAAGTCGGGTTATTAGATGCAGATGTTTACGGCCCCAACATTCCCCAAATGTTAGGTCTGAAACAATCTGAAATCAAAGTTATAGACACTCCCAACGGTCAAAGATTTTTACCCTTGGAAGCTCATGGGATTAAGCTGATGTCTGTGGGTTTGTTAGCAGAACCAGATCATCCTTTAGCTTGGCGTGGGCCTGTTTTACACAAAATAATTACTCAATTTATTAATGAAGTGGAATGGGGAGAACTGGATTATTTACTGATTGACCTTCCTCCTGGGACTGGAGATGCTCAAATCACTATCATCCAAGAAAGCCCAATTTGTGGGGTAATACTTGTGACCACACCCCAACAAGTCGCCGTCTCTGATGTACGTCGCAGTATCTATATGTTTCGTCGAGTAGGGGTTCCGGTTCTCGGTATTATCGAAAATATGAGCTATCTTATCAGTGGTGATGGCAAGCCTACAGCAATTTTCGGCAGTGGTGGTGGTCAACAATTAGCAGAGGAACTCAAAGCACCCCTATTAGGGCAGATTCCCCTTGATCCTGCTATCTGTAATGGAGGCGATGCTGGGCAGCCATTAACACTGACTGACCCTGACTCGATAGCTAGCCTAGTTTTTATACAAATTGCAACTGCACTGGATACTACTTTTTCTTCTTCAGTTAATTTGTAA
- a CDS encoding haloacid dehalogenase type II, whose amino-acid sequence MIDFDNYKVLTFDCYGTLIDWENGILSAIKPLLLAHETHLSDDKILELFAEFEAELEQGKYIKYREVLRKVVQKFGEQFGFNPTAEELDSLADSIRHWLPFPDTVEALKTLKQKFKLVIISNVDDDLFAFSAKHLEVEFEQIITAEQVKSYKPSLNNFRLAFERINLPLEQILHVAASVYHDIVPAKSLGLSTVWVNRRVGQEGVGATVSAISQPDLEVPDLKTLAAFISK is encoded by the coding sequence GTGATTGATTTTGATAATTACAAAGTTTTAACGTTTGACTGTTACGGAACCCTAATTGATTGGGAAAACGGTATTTTATCAGCAATCAAGCCACTTTTGCTTGCCCACGAAACTCATTTGAGTGATGATAAAATTCTGGAACTTTTTGCTGAATTTGAGGCAGAGCTGGAGCAAGGAAAATACATCAAATATCGAGAAGTTCTCAGGAAAGTAGTACAAAAGTTTGGCGAACAATTTGGCTTTAATCCAACGGCTGAGGAACTAGATTCGCTTGCCGATTCGATTCGGCATTGGTTACCTTTTCCTGATACAGTTGAGGCGCTTAAGACCCTTAAGCAAAAGTTTAAACTTGTAATTATCTCAAATGTAGATGATGATCTCTTTGCTTTCTCTGCGAAACATTTAGAAGTTGAATTTGAGCAAATTATCACCGCAGAGCAAGTAAAAAGTTATAAGCCTTCTCTGAATAACTTTAGACTGGCATTTGAAAGAATTAATCTGCCGCTTGAGCAGATATTACACGTTGCAGCTAGCGTTTATCACGACATCGTTCCAGCCAAGTCTCTAGGATTGTCAACAGTTTGGGTAAACCGGAGAGTAGGACAAGAAGGGGTTGGTGCTACTGTCTCAGCAATCAGTCAACCTGATTTAGAAGTGCCTGATTTAAAGACCTTGGCTGCTTTTATTTCCAAGTAG
- a CDS encoding fatty acid hydroxylase yields the protein MLEAIAVAWLLLFLGDFLSTFVYHIPEHVFGSLHLTTHHSWKKDFRHYAILTFNPQVLLDGILGALPYLLVAVVLWSFSPIGVISGLLFGQFHVWWRHIAVLGWQTPKPVAFLCQFLFITTPERHWLHHQKTNLGFGDIFTFFEQPSKTWMRWLRLLRLHFRYSRV from the coding sequence ATGCTTGAGGCTATCGCTGTTGCTTGGCTATTACTATTTTTGGGCGATTTCCTTTCTACATTCGTTTACCATATACCTGAGCATGTATTTGGTAGCCTCCATCTGACAACGCACCACTCCTGGAAGAAGGATTTCCGTCACTACGCCATCTTAACCTTCAATCCCCAGGTTCTTTTAGATGGTATCTTGGGTGCGCTACCGTATCTGCTTGTGGCAGTGGTTTTATGGTCTTTCTCTCCCATAGGCGTTATCTCTGGACTATTGTTTGGTCAGTTTCATGTATGGTGGAGACACATAGCAGTCCTGGGTTGGCAAACTCCAAAGCCTGTAGCTTTTTTATGCCAGTTTCTATTCATCACGACTCCTGAGAGACACTGGCTACATCATCAAAAAACTAACCTGGGTTTCGGTGATATTTTTACCTTCTTTGAGCAACCTTCTAAAACCTGGATGCGTTGGTTACGTCTGCTAAGGCTTCATTTTCGCTATTCGCGTGTCTAG
- a CDS encoding flavin reductase family protein: MIIDPSQIDPRNTYQLLVGSIVPRPIAWVSTIASDGTPNLAPFSFFMGVTANPPTLAISSGSRSGVKKDTLVNVEQSGELVVNLAVEELGEQMNATSGEFTPEVDEFKVAGLTPVPSKRVRPPRVAESPINIECLLKQVIYVGNESSPSGLIIAEAVLWHVRDDLLTPENTIDVAKLHAIGRLSGNWYTRTHDLYEIIRPN, translated from the coding sequence ATGATTATCGATCCCTCCCAAATTGACCCACGAAATACCTATCAATTACTCGTCGGCTCAATTGTTCCTCGACCGATCGCTTGGGTGTCCACGATCGCCAGTGATGGCACGCCTAACCTTGCACCTTTCAGTTTTTTTATGGGTGTGACAGCTAACCCACCGACTCTAGCTATCTCCAGTGGCTCTCGTAGTGGTGTAAAAAAGGACACGTTAGTAAATGTGGAACAGTCTGGGGAACTAGTAGTCAACTTAGCTGTAGAAGAACTGGGGGAACAGATGAACGCCACTAGTGGCGAATTTACGCCAGAGGTTGACGAGTTCAAAGTGGCAGGACTAACTCCTGTACCCTCGAAACGGGTGCGTCCGCCGAGAGTTGCCGAGTCACCAATTAATATTGAGTGTCTGCTCAAACAAGTAATTTATGTGGGAAACGAGAGCAGTCCGTCGGGCTTAATTATCGCTGAGGCAGTTTTGTGGCACGTTCGCGATGATTTACTTACACCCGAAAATACAATTGATGTTGCGAAGCTACACGCGATCGGTCGCCTTTCAGGAAACTGGTATACTCGCACACATGATTTATATGAGATTATTCGTCCAAACTAA
- a CDS encoding LLM class flavin-dependent oxidoreductase: protein MSEPRYGIWAPVGGNFGPLNTSEEPIDASYERTRSLVQEAERLGYATTLIAQHIANPRSLELDQLETWTASAALAEATEKIEIIAAIKPLLFHPAVLAKMALGIDAISRGRFAINLISAWFRPEMERTNIPFPPHDERYRYSDEWLQVVRALWSGERVNFQGEYFKIQDLSFQPTPVAQPYPPVYLGGASSPAQILAAEQADIYFINGQPIEDVVKVIKQVLSRPRALPKPVRFGLSAFVIARPTDAEAQIELERLMALQKQEEHLKLSVAKGIDPDAVMFQLFAKNPAVGGNGGTAAGLVGSYDTVAKRVAAFVDAGIDTFMLQFNPFVPEMTRFAQEIMPRVRQLQKV from the coding sequence ATGTCAGAACCACGTTACGGGATTTGGGCCCCTGTCGGTGGCAACTTTGGCCCCCTCAACACGTCAGAAGAACCTATTGATGCGAGTTATGAGCGGACGCGATCGCTTGTTCAAGAAGCAGAGCGGTTGGGATATGCCACAACCTTGATAGCACAGCACATCGCTAACCCCCGCAGTCTAGAGTTAGACCAGTTAGAAACCTGGACAGCATCCGCAGCTTTAGCTGAAGCCACAGAAAAAATTGAGATTATCGCTGCTATTAAACCTCTACTGTTTCATCCCGCAGTTTTAGCAAAAATGGCATTGGGCATTGACGCCATCAGTCGCGGGCGTTTTGCTATCAACTTAATCAGTGCTTGGTTCCGTCCAGAAATGGAACGTACTAATATCCCCTTCCCGCCCCACGATGAGCGTTATCGCTATTCTGATGAATGGTTGCAGGTTGTAAGAGCTTTATGGAGTGGCGAAAGAGTTAACTTCCAAGGAGAATACTTCAAGATTCAAGATTTGAGCTTCCAACCAACTCCTGTAGCCCAACCATATCCCCCTGTCTACCTTGGGGGTGCATCTAGCCCAGCCCAGATTCTGGCGGCTGAACAAGCAGATATTTACTTTATTAACGGTCAACCGATTGAAGATGTCGTCAAGGTAATTAAACAAGTTCTGAGTCGACCGCGTGCTTTACCCAAACCTGTGCGCTTTGGTCTATCGGCCTTTGTAATTGCTCGTCCCACTGATGCTGAGGCACAAATAGAGCTTGAGCGACTCATGGCACTACAAAAGCAGGAAGAACACCTGAAATTAAGTGTTGCCAAAGGAATTGATCCGGACGCTGTGATGTTCCAGTTGTTTGCTAAAAATCCTGCTGTTGGGGGTAATGGTGGTACAGCAGCGGGCTTAGTTGGCAGCTATGACACAGTAGCAAAAAGAGTTGCGGCTTTCGTCGATGCAGGTATAGACACTTTCATGTTGCAATTCAATCCCTTTGTACCAGAAATGACTCGCTTTGCTCAGGAAATTATGCCCCGTGTGCGACAGTTGCAGAAGGTATAG
- a CDS encoding peroxidase-related enzyme (This protein belongs to a clade of uncharacterized proteins related to peroxidases such as the alkylhydroperoxidase AhpD.), whose product MSNNGSNTTILQHPTTDTEISWLKLPEEENLPKEVQAIFHNLRDRYGFVHNFFRGFALNPEHLLRWFQYYNSVMNTPGQLSSRERELIAVVVSAEVHCECCVVTHQAQLREVVGDPVLADLVALNYHRANLSQTEQALLDFAVKITRDSYEMSPQDLKPLRELGLTDEAILEAGEIAAQFNFTKRLTKAFGWLANPEYHQLYR is encoded by the coding sequence ATGTCTAACAATGGCTCTAATACAACGATTTTGCAACATCCAACCACTGATACAGAAATCTCTTGGCTCAAGCTGCCTGAAGAAGAGAATTTACCAAAAGAAGTGCAAGCTATTTTCCATAATCTACGCGATCGCTATGGTTTTGTTCATAACTTCTTTCGGGGTTTTGCCTTAAATCCCGAACATCTGCTGCGCTGGTTTCAGTACTATAATTCGGTGATGAACACTCCAGGACAACTTTCTTCCAGAGAGCGAGAGTTGATTGCAGTTGTGGTTTCAGCAGAAGTTCATTGTGAATGCTGCGTAGTGACTCACCAAGCACAACTGCGAGAGGTTGTTGGTGATCCTGTGCTGGCTGACTTGGTTGCACTTAACTACCATCGTGCTAACCTCAGCCAAACAGAACAAGCCTTACTCGATTTTGCTGTCAAGATTACGCGAGATTCCTATGAGATGAGTCCACAAGACCTCAAGCCTTTGCGTGAATTGGGCTTGACTGATGAGGCAATTTTAGAAGCTGGAGAAATAGCGGCGCAGTTCAACTTCACTAAACGGTTGACAAAAGCGTTTGGTTGGTTAGCAAACCCAGAATATCACCAGTTGTATCGTTAA
- a CDS encoding PLP-dependent aminotransferase family protein: MASTPAYRIADLFAARAKNIAPPTYGTELTKIITVSFAYGLADPTLFPHDDLAAASAEVLTKEAPTALNYGPPAAQLYEQIILRLQAQGITADRDRILIGYGSGQILGLLPDVFVEPGDVVIVEGPTFLGVVTRFVSAGAKIITIPVDELGMDVDALEATLIDLQKQGIRPRFIYTIPTFHNPTGVTMPLSRRQKLVALAAEYGVLVVEDDAYSDLRFRGETVPTLASLDKAGWVLYVSTFSKIIVPGVRLGWACGAPPIIERLAMFKSEGPVGPFISHVIARYCAAGKLDAHIQKLVASYQHKCDVMLEAIAHEFPSDVIALRPDGGFFVWCKLPADISAKTLLNASGEHGVTFLPGTRCYTNGEGDDAIRLAFSYQPTEKIVEGIATLGAVLRQLRQ; this comes from the coding sequence ATGGCTTCCACCCCTGCTTACCGAATTGCTGATTTGTTCGCTGCACGAGCCAAAAATATAGCGCCACCAACTTACGGGACAGAGTTAACCAAGATTATCACCGTTAGTTTTGCTTACGGTCTAGCTGATCCAACTCTGTTTCCTCATGACGATTTGGCTGCTGCAAGTGCCGAGGTCTTAACAAAAGAGGCTCCTACTGCCCTGAATTACGGCCCACCCGCAGCACAACTATATGAGCAAATCATCCTCCGCTTGCAGGCACAAGGGATTACCGCCGATCGCGATCGCATTCTCATCGGTTATGGTTCTGGTCAAATATTGGGCTTACTTCCAGATGTATTTGTCGAACCAGGTGATGTGGTAATTGTTGAAGGGCCAACCTTTTTGGGAGTAGTTACCAGATTCGTCAGTGCTGGTGCAAAGATAATTACTATTCCTGTGGATGAGTTGGGGATGGATGTAGATGCGCTGGAAGCAACTTTGATTGATTTGCAAAAACAGGGCATTCGACCGAGATTTATTTACACCATCCCGACTTTTCACAATCCTACAGGTGTAACTATGCCGTTGTCTCGGCGACAAAAGCTAGTAGCGCTGGCGGCAGAATATGGGGTTTTAGTGGTGGAAGATGATGCCTATAGTGATTTACGTTTTCGTGGCGAAACTGTACCTACCCTGGCATCTCTAGATAAGGCGGGATGGGTATTGTATGTGAGTACCTTCTCGAAAATCATTGTACCCGGTGTACGCTTGGGATGGGCTTGCGGCGCTCCACCGATTATTGAGCGGTTGGCAATGTTCAAAAGCGAGGGGCCTGTAGGGCCGTTTATCAGCCATGTCATCGCCCGCTATTGTGCCGCAGGCAAACTAGATGCACACATCCAAAAACTCGTCGCCTCTTACCAGCATAAATGTGATGTGATGCTAGAGGCGATCGCTCATGAATTTCCTAGTGATGTCATTGCTTTACGGCCTGATGGAGGTTTTTTCGTCTGGTGTAAATTGCCCGCAGACATCAGTGCTAAAACGCTCTTGAACGCTTCTGGCGAACACGGCGTGACATTTTTACCAGGAACTCGCTGCTATACCAATGGAGAAGGAGATGATGCCATCAGACTAGCTTTTAGCTATCAGCCAACTGAGAAGATTGTCGAAGGAATTGCCACGCTGGGAGCGGTGTTGCGCCAACTGCGGCAGTGA